From Candidatus Dormiibacterota bacterium, a single genomic window includes:
- a CDS encoding sigma-54 dependent transcriptional regulator, protein MLVHGKQILLIDPAQRFEVELMLRGLGMDVRSVATPAAALDLAAREDFDMALLDSSLVGDGDEDVVARLRAHTSIPSILVLTTEDAVRRAIHALEHGADDYLVRPLEKAEVRSRLERILEWRHAGDRAIHFQNELSRKYLVGNLVSRSAGMRRVRDQILQVAVARSTVLILGESGVGKELVAKAIHFNSPRREAPFIAINCSAIPVNLIESELFGHERGAFTGAVGRQKGKFELADGGTIFLDEVGDMDLLTQAKLLRVLEEREFMRVGGSRELRVDVRVLAATNTDLEDLIRRGRFRDDLYFRLKVITIRVPPLRERQEDIPELARVLLEQVRRDNGLRARRLTAKAVRRLQRHPWPGNVRELKNVLESTAITHPGDAIRESDLPAGVRGDTSSETVRARPRVGTTLREMEREHIRRTLHHHDGNRTHAARSLHIGLRTLQRKIRTYGLRVPGRRGRKPGPAAAAVRA, encoded by the coding sequence GTGCTCGTCCACGGCAAGCAGATCCTGCTGATCGATCCGGCCCAGCGCTTCGAAGTGGAGCTCATGCTCCGGGGGCTGGGGATGGACGTGCGCTCGGTCGCGACACCCGCCGCAGCGCTCGATCTTGCGGCACGGGAGGATTTCGACATGGCGCTCCTGGATTCGTCGCTGGTCGGGGACGGAGACGAGGACGTCGTGGCCCGGCTCCGCGCCCACACGTCCATCCCGTCGATCCTGGTGCTCACGACCGAAGACGCCGTGCGACGCGCCATCCACGCCCTCGAGCACGGCGCCGACGACTACCTGGTGCGTCCCCTGGAGAAGGCCGAGGTCCGTTCCCGGCTGGAGCGCATCTTGGAGTGGCGGCACGCGGGCGACCGCGCCATTCATTTTCAGAACGAGCTGAGCCGCAAGTATCTCGTCGGTAATCTGGTGAGCCGGTCGGCGGGGATGCGCCGGGTGCGGGACCAGATCCTTCAGGTGGCCGTGGCACGCAGCACGGTCCTCATTCTCGGCGAAAGCGGCGTGGGGAAGGAGCTCGTGGCCAAGGCCATCCATTTCAACTCGCCCCGGCGGGAGGCCCCCTTCATCGCGATCAACTGCTCGGCCATCCCCGTCAATCTCATCGAGAGCGAGCTGTTCGGGCACGAGCGGGGCGCGTTCACGGGCGCGGTCGGGCGGCAGAAGGGAAAGTTCGAGCTCGCCGACGGCGGAACCATCTTCCTCGACGAGGTCGGCGACATGGATCTGCTCACGCAGGCCAAGCTCCTGCGCGTTCTGGAGGAGAGAGAGTTCATGCGCGTGGGCGGCAGCCGTGAGCTGCGCGTCGACGTGCGCGTGCTGGCCGCGACCAACACCGACCTGGAGGACCTGATCCGTCGCGGCCGGTTCCGCGACGATCTCTACTTCCGGCTCAAGGTCATCACCATCCGCGTGCCGCCCCTGCGCGAGCGTCAGGAGGACATCCCCGAGCTGGCGCGGGTGCTGCTGGAGCAGGTCCGGCGCGACAACGGACTGCGCGCGCGGCGCCTCACCGCGAAGGCGGTGCGCCGCCTGCAGCGCCATCCCTGGCCCGGCAACGTGCGGGAGCTGAAGAATGTGCTGGAGAGCACGGCCATCACGCACCCCGGGGACGCCATCCGCGAGAGCGACCTGCCGGCCGGCGTGCGCGGCGACACGAGTTCCGAGACCGTGCGTGCCCGCCCGCGGGTCGGAACCACCCTGCGTGAGATGGAGCGCGAGCACATCCGCCGGACGCTGCATCATCATGACGGCAACCGCACGCACGCGGCCCGCAGCCTGCACATAGGCCTGCGGACGCTGCAGCGCAAGATCCGGACCTACGGTCTCCGCGTTCCCGGTCGTCGCGGGCGGAAACCGGGCCCGGCAGCGGCCGCAGTCAGAGCCTGA
- a CDS encoding EAL domain-containing protein, whose amino-acid sequence MQSRRRKLVKDLKQRGELAGRSTAGALTDLLYDELTDLPTVPLLLGRIRRLLKESHHLGLLSISVLQNERGEQTLGWQGYESLVRSVAAFLLEIKKVALRRDDYVSEVMISGNAFVILLSPPRGRQGVAYPDIDKVRRRVAARLERFVRDGLPADVQETFGLYVGCTVLVQNATVRFERLVYSALEQAFTDSLQQRKKEQHDASLKLKMILKTEAIHPVYQPVVDLLEKRIVGFEALTRVSPEAFAGPDQLFKAAYDNDSVWKLERLCRERAIRSARGLDDEQLLFLNMEPDSIHDPALRSEATFALLRDSNLKPSQVVLEMTEHSAVRDFTSLRQLLSYLQFHGFRLAVDDVGSGYSGLKSIAEIKPDFIKIDMALIRDIHLHPIKQDLTGTIARFSTSSGITLIAEGVETVEELRCLQSIGVRYAQGYLFARPGAPFPKADLSALED is encoded by the coding sequence ATGCAGAGTCGCCGCAGGAAACTGGTGAAGGACCTCAAGCAGAGAGGGGAGCTCGCGGGCAGGAGCACCGCCGGGGCCCTCACGGACCTGCTGTACGACGAGCTGACCGATCTGCCGACGGTCCCGCTCCTCCTCGGTCGCATCCGCCGTCTGCTGAAGGAGTCGCACCATCTCGGCCTGCTCTCCATCAGCGTGCTCCAGAACGAGCGCGGAGAGCAGACGCTGGGCTGGCAGGGATACGAATCGCTGGTACGCAGCGTCGCGGCCTTCCTGCTCGAGATCAAGAAGGTTGCGCTCCGGCGGGACGACTACGTGTCCGAGGTGATGATCAGCGGCAACGCGTTCGTGATTCTCCTGTCGCCGCCGCGCGGCAGGCAGGGAGTCGCGTACCCGGACATCGACAAGGTGCGCCGCCGCGTCGCGGCCAGGCTGGAGCGCTTCGTGCGGGATGGCCTTCCGGCCGACGTGCAGGAAACGTTTGGACTCTACGTCGGCTGCACCGTCCTGGTGCAGAACGCCACGGTGCGCTTCGAGCGCCTGGTGTACTCGGCCCTGGAGCAGGCGTTCACCGATTCGCTCCAGCAGCGCAAGAAGGAGCAGCACGACGCCTCCCTGAAGCTGAAGATGATTCTGAAGACGGAGGCGATCCACCCGGTGTACCAGCCGGTCGTCGACCTGCTGGAGAAGCGAATCGTCGGGTTCGAGGCGCTGACCCGTGTCTCGCCTGAGGCCTTCGCCGGGCCGGACCAGCTGTTCAAGGCGGCCTATGACAACGACTCGGTGTGGAAGCTCGAGCGGCTCTGCCGTGAGCGGGCTATCCGCTCGGCGCGCGGCCTCGACGACGAGCAGCTCCTGTTCCTGAACATGGAGCCCGACTCGATTCACGATCCCGCGCTGCGCTCGGAAGCCACCTTCGCGCTCCTGCGCGACTCGAATCTCAAGCCGTCGCAGGTCGTGCTGGAGATGACCGAGCATTCCGCCGTCCGCGATTTCACCTCACTGCGCCAGCTCCTGAGCTATCTCCAGTTCCACGGATTCCGGCTGGCCGTGGACGACGTGGGCTCGGGATACTCGGGGCTGAAATCGATCGCCGAGATCAAACCAGACTTCATCAAGATCGACATGGCGCTGATCCGCGACATCCACCTGCACCCGATCAAGCAGGACCTCACCGGGACGATCGCCCGATTCTCGACCAGCTCCGGGATCACGTTGATCGCCGAGGGCGTCGAGACGGTCGAGGAGCTGCGCTGTCTCCAATCGATCGGGGTGCGCTACGCGCAGGGGTACCTGTTCGCACGGCCGGGCGCGCCCTTCCCGAAGGCCGACCTCAGCGCCCTCGAGGATTAG
- a CDS encoding sensor domain-containing diguanylate cyclase yields MDSVSAALATLRGVPPWGWGCGILGAIFLGWLLGRMGGGSRSVRRPVRSDGDVSALRDLKSTAARLEAENTALSSFFLLLPDFTKEINSHMERRAIAPLLTKISERLFAPGQVLLFLLDERVDTLILHQQRGLAEDVKLGFQVKLGEGRIGWVAQHKVPMDTNDFIREMRQSGASLDVPAHFRFKTELCAPMVHEGRVSGVISVGGITKHYKYEKTLLNLIADLGSIALHNNALFSQVQEMANSDGLTKLFNKRFFMSRLSDEILKAEKGHYPFSLFIFDLDHFKHYNDTQGHQAGDEVLKFTGQILRDMVRPDDTPARYGGEEFIVILPQTPKDGAMVAAERIRARVAEHPYANRESQPLKIVSLSGGVATFPDDGRNGPDLIAAADAALYRAKQAGRNRVLRAETKYFSDGSEDAYYNVNNG; encoded by the coding sequence ATGGATTCCGTCAGCGCGGCTTTGGCGACCCTCCGCGGGGTGCCGCCATGGGGATGGGGCTGCGGCATCCTGGGGGCCATCTTCCTCGGCTGGCTCCTGGGACGGATGGGCGGGGGATCGCGATCCGTGCGCCGCCCCGTCCGTTCCGATGGAGACGTCTCGGCGCTGCGCGACTTGAAATCCACCGCGGCCCGCCTGGAGGCCGAGAACACCGCGCTGTCGAGCTTCTTCCTCCTGCTCCCCGACTTCACCAAGGAGATCAATTCGCACATGGAGCGGCGCGCGATCGCCCCGCTGCTCACCAAGATCTCCGAGCGCCTGTTCGCCCCAGGTCAGGTCCTGCTCTTCCTCTTGGACGAGCGCGTCGATACGCTGATCCTGCACCAGCAGCGGGGTCTGGCGGAGGACGTCAAGCTCGGTTTCCAGGTGAAGTTGGGCGAGGGTCGCATCGGATGGGTGGCGCAGCACAAGGTCCCCATGGACACCAACGATTTCATCAGGGAGATGCGCCAGTCGGGGGCGAGCCTCGATGTCCCGGCCCACTTCCGTTTCAAGACCGAGCTGTGCGCGCCGATGGTGCACGAAGGACGCGTGTCCGGCGTCATCAGTGTCGGCGGGATCACGAAGCACTACAAGTACGAGAAGACCCTGCTGAACCTCATCGCCGACCTGGGCAGCATCGCGCTGCACAACAACGCGCTGTTCTCGCAGGTCCAGGAGATGGCGAACTCGGACGGTCTGACCAAGCTCTTCAACAAGCGTTTCTTCATGAGCCGCCTGTCGGACGAAATTCTCAAGGCGGAGAAGGGGCACTATCCGTTTTCGCTGTTCATCTTCGACCTGGATCACTTCAAGCATTACAACGACACGCAGGGGCACCAGGCGGGGGACGAGGTCCTCAAGTTCACGGGGCAGATCCTGCGCGACATGGTTCGGCCGGACGATACGCCGGCGCGCTACGGCGGCGAGGAGTTCATCGTCATCCTGCCGCAGACGCCCAAGGACGGGGCTATGGTCGCGGCGGAACGGATCCGCGCCAGGGTCGCCGAACACCCGTACGCCAACCGGGAGAGCCAGCCGCTCAAGATCGTGTCCCTGAGCGGCGGGGTCGCCACGTTCCCCGACGACGGTCGCAACGGCCCGGACCTCATCGCGGCCGCCGACGCAGCGCTGTACCGCGCCAAGCAGGCGGGACGGAACCGGGTCCTCCGCGCGGAGACGAAATACTTCTCCGACGGTTCCGAAGACGCGTACTACAACGTGAACAACGGCTGA
- a CDS encoding helical backbone metal receptor, translating to MLERRSDCPHRHVPPVVLLCAVLAGGLLPGCDRRQPGAETRILTDGLGRTVRLPPRPRRIVSLAPSVTSSLLALGARDRLVGVTDFCVLPAGDAPVARIGGMLNPSLETIRGLGPDVLVATTSGNDPSLAREAASIGLPLYTIHTPDVESVLRSLLDLGRLIDEPERGRVLVADLRSRLSTVASGIALDRPVRVLFVVWGDPLVVPGRSSFLTDALARAGGTSITSDAAAAYPTFDVESAIMRAPEAILTTQQNRAVLDRLRAEPAWSRVPAVRSGRLFVVSESIEQPGPEVVSGIEEVARRLHPRVFAAPGAAASPAPRREGRRVSP from the coding sequence ATGCTCGAGCGTCGATCCGACTGCCCGCACCGGCACGTTCCGCCTGTTGTCCTCCTGTGCGCCGTGCTCGCCGGCGGACTTCTTCCCGGGTGCGATCGAAGGCAGCCCGGGGCGGAGACACGCATCCTCACGGACGGGCTGGGGCGCACGGTCCGGCTGCCCCCGCGCCCACGGCGCATCGTGTCTCTGGCGCCGAGCGTGACCAGCTCGCTACTGGCGCTGGGCGCGCGGGATCGTCTCGTGGGCGTGACCGACTTTTGCGTCCTGCCGGCCGGTGACGCGCCGGTCGCTCGCATCGGAGGCATGCTGAATCCAAGCCTCGAGACGATCCGCGGTCTCGGTCCCGATGTCCTGGTCGCCACCACGAGCGGGAACGACCCCTCCTTGGCCCGGGAGGCGGCCTCGATAGGCCTGCCGCTCTACACGATTCACACACCCGATGTCGAGAGCGTGCTCCGCTCCCTCCTCGATCTCGGGCGCCTCATCGATGAACCGGAGCGTGGACGGGTCCTCGTAGCCGATCTCAGGTCGCGGCTTTCGACCGTCGCGTCCGGCATCGCCTTGGACCGGCCCGTCAGGGTGCTGTTCGTGGTCTGGGGCGATCCGCTGGTCGTCCCCGGGCGTTCGTCCTTCCTGACCGACGCGCTGGCGCGCGCCGGCGGTACGTCGATCACGTCCGACGCCGCGGCTGCCTACCCCACGTTCGACGTCGAATCGGCGATCATGCGCGCCCCCGAAGCCATCCTGACCACGCAGCAGAATCGGGCCGTCCTCGATCGACTGCGCGCGGAGCCGGCCTGGTCAAGGGTGCCGGCGGTGAGATCCGGAAGGTTGTTCGTGGTGAGTGAGTCGATCGAGCAGCCGGGTCCCGAGGTCGTGTCCGGCATCGAAGAGGTCGCCCGGCGGCTCCATCCGCGGGTCTTCGCGGCCCCGGGCGCGGCCGCTTCTCCCGCCCCCCGCCGGGAAGGGAGGCGCGTGTCTCCATGA
- a CDS encoding DoxX family protein: protein MGFLKGRIEDYSSPLAALPVRLYTGYFFLKYGLAKFTGGFGGAGLHETLSKWAEGPAYHFYVPFLQKVAIPHASLFAHFVTLGEIVVGSLLLLGCACRLAALGGLFLCLNFLFASGAPILSTEQPAVFTLLLVTIYATAAGRALGIDALLKHRLPRWVA, encoded by the coding sequence ATGGGATTCCTGAAGGGACGGATCGAGGACTACAGCTCGCCCCTGGCCGCTCTCCCTGTCAGGCTGTACACAGGGTACTTCTTCCTGAAGTACGGCCTGGCGAAGTTCACGGGCGGGTTCGGCGGAGCGGGCCTTCACGAAACCCTGAGCAAGTGGGCCGAGGGGCCTGCCTACCACTTCTACGTCCCCTTTCTGCAGAAGGTGGCGATCCCCCACGCCTCCCTGTTCGCGCACTTCGTCACGCTGGGGGAGATCGTCGTCGGGAGCCTGCTCCTGCTCGGCTGCGCCTGCCGGCTGGCGGCCCTGGGCGGCCTCTTTCTGTGCCTCAATTTTCTGTTCGCGAGCGGCGCGCCGATCCTGAGCACCGAGCAGCCGGCGGTGTTCACCCTGCTGCTCGTCACGATCTACGCGACCGCCGCGGGGCGCGCCCTCGGGATCGATGCGCTGCTGAAGCACCGGCTGCCGCGCTGGGTGGCGTGA
- a CDS encoding outer membrane beta-barrel protein produces MRSPFMWRGGLVACAAAAILAAPAWAQNREKSWEVTPELGWIFYGNPHLGDGTTDQTLTSGATITRTVDVVTSDIQDSLSYGFRFGYNWTKKQMVEFGFGGTATTGTFFVHKRVYDVTAGPPGTLTTDQRKQEDVSIDLIVAHVNYVHNFFLQHRGKVVAFATGGVGLINSSIFGQTADPDLQQPLDQLVGDENTFMYNYGGGMRFFGGEKAAFRIDARQVRYSSGSRGNQDHIEIGLALTIILGGA; encoded by the coding sequence ATGCGAAGTCCGTTCATGTGGAGAGGGGGGCTCGTCGCGTGCGCGGCGGCCGCGATCCTGGCGGCACCTGCCTGGGCGCAGAATCGCGAGAAGTCCTGGGAGGTGACCCCCGAGCTGGGATGGATCTTCTATGGGAACCCGCATCTGGGCGATGGCACGACGGACCAGACCCTCACCTCGGGGGCGACCATCACGAGGACAGTGGACGTCGTGACCTCGGACATCCAGGACAGCCTCTCCTACGGGTTTCGCTTCGGCTACAACTGGACCAAGAAGCAGATGGTCGAGTTCGGCTTCGGCGGAACCGCGACCACCGGAACGTTCTTCGTGCACAAGAGGGTCTACGACGTCACCGCCGGACCGCCCGGCACACTGACGACCGATCAGCGCAAGCAGGAGGACGTCAGCATCGATCTCATCGTCGCTCACGTCAACTACGTCCACAACTTCTTCCTGCAGCACCGCGGCAAGGTCGTGGCCTTCGCCACCGGCGGCGTCGGTCTGATCAACTCGAGCATCTTCGGCCAGACGGCCGATCCCGATCTCCAGCAGCCGCTCGATCAGCTGGTCGGGGACGAAAACACCTTCATGTACAACTACGGCGGCGGCATGCGTTTCTTCGGGGGTGAGAAGGCGGCATTCCGCATCGACGCGCGCCAGGTGCGCTACAGCTCGGGTTCCCGCGGCAACCAGGACCACATCGAGATCGGCCTCGCGCTGACGATCATCCTCGGCGGAGCCTAG
- the fdhD gene encoding formate dehydrogenase accessory sulfurtransferase FdhD has protein sequence MSRGAVERSTLWKIRGGLTREASDWVVVEEPLEIRIDGESLAVIMRTPGHDLELAAGFCLTEGVVRSIDAIGTMRQCRAEGDMELNIVEISLAPGVVFDAHRLRRNLVASAACGLCGKASIEALATRATPLATDLRVRREVLESLPDRLLAAQESFGRTGALHASGLFAPDGRLRVCREDVGRHNAVDKVVGRTALDGSRADDAILMVSGRTSFEILQKAAVAGIPIVCAISGPTTLAIETARAFHITLVNFLRGSDMNVASCPERIAEN, from the coding sequence ATGTCACGCGGCGCGGTCGAACGCAGCACGCTCTGGAAGATCCGGGGGGGACTAACACGCGAAGCCTCCGACTGGGTCGTGGTCGAGGAGCCCCTGGAGATCCGCATCGACGGCGAGAGCCTGGCTGTGATCATGCGGACCCCCGGTCACGACCTGGAGCTGGCGGCCGGCTTCTGCCTGACGGAAGGGGTGGTGCGTTCGATCGACGCCATCGGGACGATGCGGCAGTGCCGCGCCGAGGGGGACATGGAGCTGAACATCGTCGAGATCTCCCTGGCCCCGGGGGTCGTCTTCGACGCCCATAGGCTCCGGCGCAATCTCGTGGCGAGCGCCGCCTGCGGCCTGTGCGGCAAGGCGTCCATCGAAGCGCTGGCCACCCGGGCCACGCCCCTGGCCACCGATCTGCGTGTGCGGCGCGAGGTCCTGGAATCGCTCCCGGATCGCCTTCTCGCCGCCCAGGAGAGCTTCGGGCGCACCGGCGCCTTGCACGCGTCGGGTCTGTTCGCCCCGGACGGCCGACTGCGGGTGTGCCGCGAGGACGTCGGGCGGCACAACGCGGTGGACAAGGTTGTCGGGCGCACCGCGCTCGACGGATCGCGCGCGGACGACGCCATCCTCATGGTCTCGGGACGGACGTCCTTCGAGATCCTCCAGAAGGCGGCGGTCGCGGGCATTCCGATCGTCTGCGCCATTTCCGGGCCGACCACGCTGGCCATCGAAACGGCGCGCGCCTTCCATATCACCCTGGTGAATTTCCTGCGCGGCAGCGATATGAACGTCGCCTCCTGCCCGGAGAGAATCGCCGAAAATTGA
- a CDS encoding 4-hydroxy-3-methylbut-2-enyl diphosphate reductase — MDEMEYYQRGFGLKEAIRPELRADYHSGIVEKLKASGYRLQTGAVTFLLAREFGFCYGVDRAVEYAYETRRRFPDRAIYLVGEIIHNPHVNARLKEMGIRFLRDPEGGGPGFEAVRSEDVVILPAFGVTVEEMARLKATGCVLVDTTCGSVLNVWKNVDRFSATGFTAVIHGKYAHEETRATASRTTQYPGGRHLVVRDRAEASLVCDYIRNGGDRSAFLARFSAACSPGFDPDVHLGRIGLANQTTMLSSESLEIQEMIRAALADRHGAGEIPERFRAFDTICSATQDRQDSVLELIAGNPDLMVVIGGYNSSNTTHLAALASRTVPTYHIQDASCILGTGMIRHKPFGSPSEVTTRDWLPNGPVVLGLTAGASTPNNKIGEVVLTIAALRGVTEI; from the coding sequence ATGGACGAGATGGAATATTACCAGCGTGGATTCGGCCTCAAGGAGGCGATTCGCCCCGAGTTGCGGGCCGACTACCACAGCGGCATCGTGGAGAAGCTCAAGGCCTCGGGTTACCGCCTGCAGACCGGCGCCGTGACCTTCCTCCTGGCCCGCGAGTTCGGCTTCTGTTACGGGGTCGATCGCGCCGTCGAATACGCCTACGAGACCCGCAGGCGGTTTCCCGATCGAGCAATCTACCTGGTCGGAGAGATCATCCACAACCCGCACGTCAACGCCCGCCTGAAGGAGATGGGGATCCGGTTCCTGCGGGACCCGGAAGGGGGCGGCCCCGGGTTCGAAGCCGTCCGTTCCGAGGACGTCGTCATCCTGCCCGCGTTCGGCGTGACCGTCGAGGAGATGGCCCGTCTCAAGGCGACCGGCTGTGTCCTGGTCGACACGACCTGCGGATCGGTGCTGAACGTCTGGAAGAACGTCGACCGCTTTTCGGCCACGGGATTCACGGCCGTGATCCACGGCAAGTACGCGCACGAGGAGACCCGGGCCACAGCCTCCCGCACGACCCAGTACCCGGGGGGGCGTCACCTGGTGGTCCGCGACCGCGCCGAGGCGTCGCTCGTCTGCGACTACATCCGGAACGGGGGGGATCGATCCGCGTTTCTCGCCCGTTTCTCCGCCGCCTGTTCCCCCGGGTTCGACCCCGACGTTCATCTGGGTCGCATCGGCCTCGCGAACCAGACGACCATGCTCTCCTCGGAATCCCTCGAAATCCAGGAGATGATCCGGGCGGCGCTCGCGGACCGCCACGGCGCGGGGGAGATTCCGGAGCGCTTCCGCGCCTTCGACACGATCTGCAGCGCCACGCAGGACCGCCAGGATTCCGTCCTCGAGCTGATCGCCGGAAACCCCGACCTCATGGTGGTGATCGGCGGGTACAACAGCAGCAATACCACCCACCTCGCCGCTCTCGCGTCCAGGACCGTCCCGACCTACCACATCCAGGACGCGTCCTGCATCCTCGGGACCGGGATGATCCGTCACAAGCCCTTCGGCAGCCCGTCCGAGGTCACCACCCGCGACTGGCTCCCGAACGGGCCGGTCGTGCTCGGTCTCACCGCGGGCGCCTCCACGCCGAACAACAAGATCGGAGAGGTCGTCTTGACCATCGCCGCCCTTCGGGGCGTGACGGAGATCTGA
- a CDS encoding LON peptidase substrate-binding domain-containing protein translates to MDVRTRALETLRTRGTVPVFPLPDLVFFPHASLPLHIFEPRYRQMTEDALGGDRLIAMALLKPGWERGFDGSPEIFPMACAGIIEEEARLPDGRFNIRLRGVARVEVLSFERDSPYRVARVRVLDDRNEVDGPGVVEDKKRLFASCAGLLQEISGRVSQPLAFDSDIPFAAVVNTLCQSLAMELPLKMALLGLDDVRERCRLLIRVLEERWRDIALSQAARRDPDGEDVH, encoded by the coding sequence GTGGACGTGCGGACGCGGGCGCTCGAGACCCTGAGGACGCGGGGGACAGTCCCCGTCTTCCCTCTGCCGGATCTCGTCTTCTTCCCGCACGCCTCCCTGCCGCTGCACATCTTCGAGCCGCGCTACAGGCAGATGACCGAGGACGCCCTCGGGGGGGACCGGCTGATCGCCATGGCGCTCCTGAAGCCGGGCTGGGAGCGGGGATTTGACGGAAGCCCCGAAATCTTCCCGATGGCGTGCGCGGGTATCATCGAGGAGGAGGCGCGACTGCCGGACGGAAGGTTCAACATCCGCCTGCGCGGAGTGGCTCGGGTCGAGGTCCTGTCCTTCGAGAGGGACAGCCCCTACCGCGTCGCGCGAGTGCGTGTCCTCGACGACCGGAACGAGGTGGACGGTCCCGGTGTCGTGGAAGACAAGAAACGTCTGTTCGCCTCGTGCGCCGGACTCCTCCAGGAGATCTCCGGGCGCGTTTCCCAGCCCCTGGCCTTCGACAGCGATATCCCCTTCGCGGCGGTGGTCAACACGCTCTGCCAGAGTCTGGCCATGGAACTGCCGCTCAAGATGGCGCTGCTCGGCCTCGACGATGTGCGGGAGCGCTGCCGGCTGCTGATCCGGGTGCTGGAGGAGCGCTGGCGCGATATCGCGCTGAGTCAGGCCGCCCGCCGGGATCCGGACGGCGAAGACGTTCACTGA
- a CDS encoding (2Fe-2S) ferredoxin domain-containing protein — MPPYECHVFVCTHGEYCPFDGSAEVHRLLKEGVAARGLKGKIRVNKAGCFNQCGNGPMVVVYPENVWYGGVTPDKALRILEEHIAGGRPVVDLKYEALPGPNKNGARMAAINAARAALKPTGSGTD; from the coding sequence ATGCCTCCATACGAGTGTCACGTGTTTGTCTGCACCCACGGGGAGTATTGTCCGTTCGATGGATCCGCGGAGGTGCACCGCCTGCTCAAGGAGGGGGTCGCCGCGCGCGGCCTGAAGGGGAAGATCAGAGTCAACAAGGCGGGCTGCTTCAACCAGTGCGGCAACGGCCCGATGGTCGTCGTGTACCCCGAGAATGTCTGGTACGGCGGCGTGACGCCGGACAAGGCGCTGCGCATCCTCGAGGAGCACATCGCGGGCGGCCGGCCGGTGGTCGATCTGAAGTACGAGGCGCTCCCCGGACCCAACAAGAACGGCGCGCGCATGGCCGCCATCAACGCCGCCAGGGCGGCGCTCAAGCCGACCGGGTCGGGCACGGACTGA
- a CDS encoding HAMP domain-containing sensor histidine kinase, translating into MPRNRSPWISGAALGGALAGAVLALAVRILPSSESPALKQLACATVLIAAYALGVLVAYRRRDKEHVRLLLDVQEELRFSQDHIMANETYRSLSAYLEIVAHQMREPLQGLLDGLKTLAVDSGLPDALRERVAGLGSRGETLHETLRHLAGYALTKPGRAPFSANILLHESILLCRRRASEKKIVFEERYAVVPPVMGSAMRVHQALFNIIVNAVEAMPFGGGTIVVETAHQGERVIARVRDSGIGIRPEHMKQVFEPFFTTKPEKKGVGLGLWAARQMLDIIGADITIKSAPHQGTEVTITFAQAAPLRPGREGTTHPPELGKNTTDDRDRRIA; encoded by the coding sequence ATGCCCAGAAACCGGTCCCCCTGGATCTCCGGCGCGGCGCTCGGCGGTGCTTTGGCCGGCGCAGTCCTGGCCCTGGCCGTCCGGATCCTCCCCTCGTCCGAATCGCCGGCGCTGAAACAGCTGGCCTGCGCCACCGTGCTGATCGCCGCCTACGCGCTCGGCGTCCTCGTCGCCTATCGCCGCCGCGACAAAGAGCATGTTCGGCTCCTCCTGGATGTGCAGGAGGAGCTCCGGTTCAGCCAGGACCATATCATGGCGAACGAAACCTACCGATCCCTGAGCGCCTACCTCGAGATCGTCGCGCACCAGATGAGGGAGCCGCTCCAGGGTCTCCTGGACGGACTCAAGACGCTCGCCGTCGACAGCGGTCTCCCGGACGCGCTGCGGGAGCGGGTGGCGGGGCTCGGGAGCAGGGGCGAGACCCTCCACGAAACCCTGCGCCACCTGGCCGGTTATGCTCTCACCAAGCCGGGGCGGGCCCCGTTCAGCGCCAATATCCTGCTGCATGAATCGATCCTGCTCTGCCGGCGACGCGCCTCCGAGAAGAAGATCGTCTTCGAGGAACGCTATGCCGTGGTGCCGCCGGTGATGGGGTCGGCGATGCGCGTGCACCAGGCTCTGTTCAACATCATCGTCAACGCGGTGGAGGCGATGCCCTTCGGGGGGGGCACGATCGTCGTCGAGACGGCGCACCAGGGGGAGCGTGTGATCGCGCGTGTGCGGGATTCGGGGATCGGCATACGCCCGGAGCACATGAAGCAGGTGTTCGAGCCGTTCTTCACGACCAAGCCGGAGAAGAAGGGCGTGGGGCTCGGACTCTGGGCCGCCCGGCAGATGCTCGACATCATCGGGGCCGACATCACGATCAAGAGCGCGCCGCACCAGGGGACCGAAGTCACCATCACCTTCGCGCAGGCGGCCCCGCTGCGTCCGGGACGCGAAGGGACCACCCACCCACCCGAGCTCGGGAAGAACACCACCGACGACCGCGATCGCCGGATCGCGTGA